In Salvia miltiorrhiza cultivar Shanhuang (shh) chromosome 4, IMPLAD_Smil_shh, whole genome shotgun sequence, the DNA window AATCGATTGTGTAGTTAACTTTTCTAAGTttattgttgtaaaaatatgtTTATTAAATTTGGTGGGTCCAAACTTTTGATTTGAAACTATGaaagttgttgttgttgtttttttttttttaatttagagaTGCAACGTAGCTcactatttaatatttatgatACATTATGTAAAATGTCAGTTGAGAAATATTAATAATGCCTggtgtaaaaaataaaaaaataaaggattctcaaataataaaatatacgaTAAAATATAAGGCAAGAACATGAAGTGTATTAACAAAAGTAATTATGGAATTTATGTCCAGAACAACCTTCTTCTCTTGGTAGAACAAATTCTTACCCCTATTAACCTTGCAAAACCACAACCAGCTATATAAAATATTCAGGAGTGGAGGGAAGGGTAGAACGGGAATTGCACAAATTGTCAATGATTTTACTTTAAACTCGACGAaggcaaaaataaaaatctgtTTATAGGGATGAATGAATAATATAGTTAGCATCAAAATCAAAAGAAGAGGGGATAATGACAGCCGGTAAAAGTGAATGAGCAGCACGTGCACATCTTCTTACCGCGGTTAAATTCGCCATTTATCATCAAGAATTTTCATCCACGACCCACGATTCCTTCCCTCCCCAAAACCCtaccttttctctctctacaattTCTTCATATCTCagtctctctctgtctctcatATAAATTCTATATACTAGCATTATGAACGAATATACAGAATCATGCACGCTTCTCGGAACTGATTGTTCACACTcgtctctctctatctctcccCGAAAAACTCCAAAATCAAAGGTAAAAAGGCAGACATCAGAGTTGCATATAGCGACCAGCTGATTCACATTTTCTGCTTCTCCTTTTTTGTCTCAGCTCTGCAATCTCTATTTGTGCTTCCGTTCTGTTTTCGATGCTCTGTCGCCATCCTCACATAACTgtataaatgtttttatttcatacaTTTGGTAGGAATTGGAGATTTTTGTTACTTTATCATCGGTTTTGTGAAAGATATTTTACTTTCTGAACTCGTATTTTGTTTGTGGTTGCATTAATTGGGAATCGGAAAGCAGTGTTCGGCAAAAAAATTCGGCTGTGGGGCTCTTTTCCCGGGATTATCTTAAAAGCAATGTCGGGAAGCTTTCCTTTATTGATGCTTAAATTCTGATAAAATTCTATCAACTTTCATCAGAGTACCCATTTTTCTTATGCTACATGATTTTTTCAAAGTCAAAACTCTAGCTAGACTCTTCTTTTCCAGTAAGTACACTGATTATTAATTGAAGTTTTGAACAAAAAATATCATTCGTTTTTTCGATTTGGATTATTCGTGTGCATGATGCGAGATTCTGGCTTATGAAATCGTTTTTTCAGCAATTTTTTACTTGTAAAATCAAAGCTGTCAAGTCATATCAAAGCTTTATTTTCTCCTTTTCTCTCTCTGCGTTTCCCGGTCAAAGATTAATCGAAGCATATATGTAAAGCTGAGTTGGTTTTTGTCCGTGCATATTTTACAGTTTCCTTTGGCGGTGATTTGGTAGCTCCCTGCTGTTCTTAGGCTAGCCTAGCTAGCTCCGAGTCAACTCAGCCGGACTCGGTTCCCTACGTAACTCTCTTCTTATTCTTCATTACTGGAACACAACGCCGTGTTCAGATTTTGGTGATCATAGAAAAATGAATCGCGAATCACAATCACCATCATTGGGGCGCCGAAGGCTTTCTTCATTTACGGCTGTATTCGCGGTCACATCCTTGCTGCTAATCATTGGAATCTATACTACAGGTTCGTGTGCGTGTATtataatatatgtatttcagcGTTTCCGAGTTGAGTTTAATATTGGAAACTCTGTGGAATTTGTGATTTGTTCGGCGACAACGCTCTCCCGTACTTGTTTTGTTACTTAATATAATACATCTATGCGACTTTTCTCGTCTTTTAATTTGATCCGAAATCATTTTTTGTTGATTTTCTGTAATACTGCTCGAACAATAAATTTCTGGGTGATGTTGCAAAGACGTTTTTGTGAGTTTTTGCAATACGATATATgtgtatttattattatttgcattTAAAACTCGGACTACTGTGTTACAGATAAAATATTCGTGGAATTCGGGTCAGTTTTATCCGAGAAGAAAAGCTCGAACTTAATCACTGGCCAGAACATGGTTATCTCTCTGATAACTCATCGCAAGCTGCTGAATACTGGTAATTGAGATTAATCCCCCTAAGTAATCAATAGCAGGGAGCTTCGTAGTGATTTTTATCATATACTGTGACAGGAACCATAAAAAAGAAACATTTAATATGTGAAATTCTTGCTTTGCACTGAACTGAGCCTTGTTTGCAGAAAAGCGAAAGAGACATGATAGTGAAAATGGTGTCGAGCCAAACAGAATATGGAGTGATAACTGCTCGAAATCAGACATAGTTATCAGCCAAGGCGCCACGGAGCCGCTGCCAAACGGGATTCCGACGTACACGGTGGAGATCATCAACACCTGCATCTCCGGCTGCGACATCTCCGCCATCCACCTCAGCTGCGGCTGGTTCAGCTCCGCCCGCCTCGTCAACCCACACGTCTTCAAGCGCCTCCGCTTCGACGACTGCCTCCTCAACGACGGCAAGCCGCTCCGTAACGGCCGGACACTCTCTTTCCAGTATGCCAACACCTTCCGTTACGCCCTCTCCGTTTCCTCCGTTAGCTGCTGATAGACACCTAACTTCTGACCCAGGATATATAACATATGTATATACAGAGTAGACACAAAAAAAGTTAGGTGAATTTTTGGGGCATATATTCTCTCGTTGATTTTGCATTACGAAAAAACTTGTCTTTTCGTAAAATTGTAAATGGGATTTTGTTTGGTTCAAGATGGATTAGTTTTTTGGAAGATGAGAAGAGATATTGAGAATTTAGATGGGATTTTGTTTGAGTGAGAGGTGACAGTGAATTGTTTTCCTGCTCATGCGTTGCAAAAGAAATTCTAGTATCTAAAGTTTCGATAGTATACAATAATTtggagtattttattttgttgtgtTTCTGTTTAATGACAAAAAGGGCATTTACAGCTGGAATAAATTTAATGAAGAGATTGTACTTATGTttctatatttcctttttgaattgttaattttttttaggggacaATTATTTTTTTCAGTTCTCGGATTAAACTTATTGATAATGCATTATGTATAAAAATGAGAAGTACTATTAAATTTTGATATGTTATTCTGTAAATATATGAATATGTAAAATGTGATAGTTGAATATATGGATATAGTCGTttaaaagatataaaaaaaatggatatAAACATTTAAAAGATATAAAACTTTGGATAAACGGTATGTTAATCTAGTAATAAACTGATTATAACGTAAGGTTAAAATCTCAAATTCGAGTTTATttatatgatatttttaaaattatttgatcatcaataaattaataaaactttGAATGAAACAAGAAACTGGGGTCTAGAGTCTAGTTGCATTTGGGTGTGTTATTGACTGTGAACATATGtataaaattctaaaattttcGGTTTCACGATGGGCCATAAGTTCATATAATTGGGTTTATTGCACAATTAATACATGGATAATTCTATTCACTATCCCCATTTTACTCACTATAGTtctcatataaaataataataaaaaataattataaatttactattttaccttaTAAACCATAGCCCCAAATTAAATTCCTACTTTTGTATAGTCCCAATCATACGCAAATACAATTCAGGGCAAAATCGACACTTCCTACTTTGAGATTTCTGCTCTTTCATTTCTATATGAGTCAAACAGACAGATGCAACTGTTTATGAACAGTATGCAACTGTAGATGAACAGTTTGAACTGTAGATGAACAGTACCCCGGAGCGTAACTTCCAGCAGCTCCATTTTTCACCGGTGACGCTGCTGTCTTCGGCCATCGTCCAAGGCGGAGCTCATCGCCGACATCGATATGAATGAGTAAAGCTTGGTTCCACCACCGTGAACATGGAATTTCAGGccatgtagagagagagaagagtccTTTTTCTGCGAGCTTCCACAGCCACGATCGGCGATCTTCATCCTCGCCGCTAGCTTCCACAGCCAAGATCGGGCGATCTTCCACATCCCGCGATCTTCCACAGCCGTTGACCGATAACTTCCACAGCCAAGATCGGCGATCTTCATCCTCGCCGCGAGCTTCATTTACTTACAGCAGCCGCCATTAGCTTGTAAAAGCTGAGCGCTGCTGCACCATCTCGGCTGGTCTGGTGCGACTGGGACCGCAGCGGCGGACCAGGAGATAGAGAGCTGCGAACCAGGCGAGAGCTGAGCGTTGCCGTCCTACGCTCCGCTGCTCCTAGCGCTGGGTCTGGACGCCTCCAGCTGTGGACTCGCCGACCGAAGCACCGGATACCGCAGCGGCGAAAATCAGATCAGCGCCGTCTGGAAGTCCACCGCAGCCTTTGGACGTCCACAGCAGCCTCCGTCAACCTCATCTACGAGAAAACTTCCTCCGGAACGGATGATGCGGTTCCCGTCCTCTATCTCCGATCGAAATTCCTTGTAAGCTTCTTTATCACCTCTTTGTTGTTAATCTCTAGTAGAGAGGTGAGTTCTGTtcgaatttcttcttcttttcttcgtTGGTTGTTTTGCTCGAATCTGATCGATCTTGTTCTCTTATCGGATATTTCGAACTTTTGCTGTTTTCATTTTCGTGTTTGAAATATTCTGTGGCCCAAGAAGGAATTTTTGGATGACATGAGCAACCCGCCTGCTTTCATGACTTCCGATTTTCCTCCCATCTCCAACAACTTTGTAAGACCTATGCCTACTTCCTCCGGTAAGAACCACACTCGGCCTTCGGATGTTCCCTTGAGTTCCAATCTCAAACCCGATTCTGAGAACGGCAAGAGTCATTCCGAGACTCTTGTCAAAGCGACGCTGCATGGAATATCTAGCCCTAGCACTGAGGCGAAAAGGAACAAACTCTCTTTTGCGCGAACGGTCCAGCGATCAGTTCCCAAACCAGCAGATGTTTTCGCCCAGGACTACAACGCTCTTCACCCCGTAAACATTGGCAACAAATCTATTCTTCGGATTCCAGAATCCCTGTATCAAAGTAAACTCAAGGAATTTGAGTTCGCTGTTCACGCCAGGCTTTTGCTGAATAAGGGAGACGCCCCCAGATTTGCTTCTGACATTAAGCAAGAACTCATGGCTTTATGGAAAACCTCGGATGCGATCCGTGTGGTGCCACTTGGAAAAGgtttcttttcaattattttcGTGAATGAATATGAGCTTGGTACGGCAAAATCTAGGGCTACTTGGAAATTGAGCAAAGGTATTATTCGAATCAGGGAATGGGTTCCGGATTTTGACCCATACAAAGAATCATCTGCTCTCTCCCAAGTCTGGCTGAGAATCTATTATCTTCCTCACGAATACTGGCATCCGGAAGTGATAATCGGCATCGCCAGATATGTCGGTCTTCCTATTAAACTTGATGGTTTTGCGTTTTCTGGGCAAGTGGGTCACTTTGCTCGTGTTCTTGTCGACATGGATGTCTCTAAACCTATTCCCGAAACTCTCACAGTGGATAAGGGAACGCGCTCGTTCGAGGTTGAATTCGTATATGAAAATTTGCCGCATTTTTGTGGCTTTTGCAATCTTGCAGGTCATAACATTGCTCAATGCCGCCGCAAGAAACAGCAGGACAACAACACGGACATCACGAAGCCTACAAGCTCGGATCAACCTCCTCTTAAAACCATTCACAACAAAACTTTGGGGAAAGAATGGcagaaaaataaagagattcCGATCGGTAATTCTTTCGAAGCTTTACCTCTAGAGCCTTCCGGAGATGAGGACGTCAACCAGGAGCCTCTTATTGAGAAGGAGAGGACTTCCAATATCAGCGCTTCGGAACATATTAATCACACTCCCCCTGAGGAGTTTCGTCAGACAGATGGGGCACAGAATTTGCCCCAGCGTAAAGAAGGTTTGTCCGGACCTGATTTGCTTGCAGCTGCGTGCAGACCCGTTCATGATTCGAACACCGTACCACTGATAATACCCGAAGATGAAAGTAATAACAAGAGCACTGACACGGGTACTTTTGCTGATAAGGAGGTGGCCTTAGGAAACATGATGAAAGTGCAGATTTTTGAAACAACATTAACTCAAAATCAAAAGGCTGATAGTGCTAGTGAAAGGCAAGAACAAGAGACAAACTGTCGAACAGTTGGTGCCATTAGTCGTACTACAAACGAGATGATTGAAGCTGTACCAATCAAACGGGGGCGGGGTAGGCCGCCGAAGCAAACTATCGAACAGTTGGTGCGCACGGCAACTCCGACTATGAAAGATCGTCTACGACACAATCAGGCAGCTAATATTGGGGATCAGGTTGGACAACTTCAGGGGACCACGACGGAGTTTAACTCTTTGGTTAAGGAAGCGGTGGATAAAGGCGTTCAAATTTCAGAGTTCCTCATCTCTCAAACTTCTTCTGCTGCTGGTAAAAGTATGGACACAGCTTCTTCACGGAAATGGGGTGATATGGTGGATGATGATTATGATCCTCAAGAGGAGGACGATAATATCCACCTTTCTCAATGAACATTCTCTCTTGGAATATTCGTGGTATGACGGACACGGCACGTAACTTGCTTCACAATTACTGTCATGTTCATCATCCTATTATTCTAggcattattgagcctaagactaACTTTCTTCATATTCCGACCTCATTCTGGAACTCTATCAATTTGACTCCTTTCCATCAAAATGATCGCGCCCCTCATGCTTCCAACATTTGGATTCTCATCGCCAACGGGGTTACCTGCTCGTTGATTATGTCCACGGAGCAGATGGTTATTTTTGACATCTTGTTTTCTAGCTATTCTTTCAGAGTGGCTATTGTTCACGGAAGTTGTAATTATATCACTCGCAGGATTCTTTGGGATGATATCTCTTCTTGTATGGTCCCTCAAATGGTGATTCTTGGGGACTTTAATGCTGTGCTTGGAGCTCATGAGCGGCGTGGACGCAGGTTTCCCAGCCGTGCTTCCTGTAGAGATTTTCAAGCTTTCATCGATCGCCATACTCTCATTCAAGCTCCCACCTCTGGGCCTTTTTTTACTTGGACGGACAGGCGTAAATTTCCTATGACTACTGAGTCTGTCCTGGACCGCACTCTTTTCTCAGAGGATTTTGCTACGCAATGGCATTCTACTGAGAGCCGGGTGTTGCCTCGTCTTGGCTCTGACCATGCTCCTATTTTGTTTAAATGTTCCACTCCTCCTAATACCTATGGCGCCCGTCCTTTTCGTTTCCTGAACATGTGGAGTTCTCACTCTGATTTTATTCCAATGGTTCAGCGTTCTTGGGCTCCTGTTGTTGACACGAACTGCCCCATGGTGCGTATGATGCACAAGTTGAAACGTTTGAGGAAAGAGCTCAAAATGTGGAATAAATCCACTTTTGGGAACTTCAACACTTCGCTTGAGGAACTCTATAATAAGCTCTCTTCTCTTCAGGCACATATCGATAATGTTGGCTATTATGAGACGCTCTTTGATCAAGAAGTTGAGCTTGAAGCCTCTATCTCGGTCATGCTCTCTCGACAAGAGAACCTACTTCGCCAGAAAAGTAGAATTCGATGGCTCCAGGATGGCGATCGAAATACAAAGTTTTATCATAACATGTTGAGAATGAAGCGCGCTAGCCATACTATCAAGCATCTTGAGATTAACGATGTCCTGGTTGATGATCATAACACTTTGGCGTCTCATGTGGAAAACTTTTATAAATCTCTTTTTGCGGCGGATATCAATCCTGGGGCCGATCTTTCGTGGATTGCTAATTATATCCCCAGTAGCCTCACTTTGGAACATAAATCGGCTTTGGTTACTTGTCCGACTGCGACGGAGATCAAAGCGGTGGTCTTTGCTATGGACAAAGATAGCGCTCCCGGCCCGGATGGCTTTGGAGGTACTTTCTATCGTTCCGCTTGGGAAATTATTGAGCATGATTTCACTTCCGCCATCAGAAGATTCTTCACTCATCATTATCTCCCTTCGGGTCTCAATTCCAATACTCTGAGCCTTCTTCCCAAGAAAGTTAATGCCAAGGTTATCTCTGACTATCGGCCCATCGTTCTTggcaatttctttttcaaagttATTTCCAAGATTCTGGCGATCCGACTGAATGCTGCTGCTGCCACCATCGTCTCCAACAACCAATTTGGCTTTATTTTGGGACGTTCTATTCATGAGTGCATCACTCTTGCCTCAGAAGGGGCGAACTGCATGGAGAGATCTTTACACGGCAAAAACATGGCTCTTAAAGTCGACATTCATAAGGCCTTTGATACGCTTAGATGGGATTTTCTTCTGTTCGTGCTTCAACAGTTTGGCTTCCCCAATATTTTCTGCTCTTGGATCAAAACTATTCTCAGCTCGGCTCGCATCTCTATTCGGTTCAATGGTGCTCTCTATGGCTATTTCGAATGCGGTCGGGGAGTAAGACAAGGAGATCCTTTGTCTCCCATTCTTTTTGCCTTGGCGGAAGATGTTCTTAGCCGTATTTTTCTGGATGCTGGTAATCGAGGTTTAATTGCCGGCATGCGTTTCTCGAGATCTTTGAGTTTCCCTTCTCATCTGCTTTACGCTGACGATGTGCTCCTGTTCTGTCAGGCCTCCAAGCGTAATTGCATTATGATTGACTCGATTATTCAGCTCTATGCCACGGTCTCTGGTCAATATTGTAACAAGAATAAGTCTACTCTTTACTTCGGGAAAGGGGTGTCGCCCGGGCGACGTTCTACGCTCCAACGGATTTTGGACTTCAACATTGGCTCCATGCCTTTCACATACTTGGGAGTGCCTATTTTCTCGGGTCGACCTTCTTGCGCTAAACTTCGACCTATCTTTGATCGGATTCTTGCACATTTCCCTAGGTGGCAAGGTAGTCAACTCTCTATGGCGGGCAGGCTCTGCTTAGTTTCTTCTGTTATCAACAGTACTGCGGTACATAGTATGCTGGTTTATAAATGGCCGGTGAAACTTCTGCATGATCTTGACAGAGCTTGTAGATCGTTCATCTGGACTGGGAGTACTATGAAGAAACCTTCTTTTTCTGTGAGTTGGATCAGAGCTCGTGCTCTGAAGGAACATGGCGGCATTGGAGTCAAATCTTTCTCTGACATCAATAATAGTTTCATGTTTCGGCTTGGTTGGTATATTCTGAACATGAACAGCTTCGGCTATCGGCTGCTTCGTCAGAAATATCTCACTCAGACCATGGATTGGGCTTCCCAATGGGCGAGTTCGTCGATTTGGACTGGTGTTAGAAGGACGATTCGGGAGATTGTTTCGGATACCTTCTGCACGATTGGCAATGGAGATACGATTTATTTTTGGAGAGATAATTGGCTCGGGTATCGGCTGATCGACAAACTTCATATTCCGGAGTTCATGACACCCTATTTCTCTCAGAAGATTTCAGACTTCTTCTTTAATAACAAGTGGCACCTCACTTATAGTTTTATACAGTCTTTCCCGCGCATTGCTCTCGACATCATATCTACCCCCATTCCTGGATTGACGGACGACAGATCCTGGATACACTCGGGTTTTGGGAACATTACTGCTGCTTCGGCCTTTGCTCACATACGACCTCAGTTCCCTAAGGTCGACTGGGGATCCTGGATTTGGGCCCCTTTTATCCCTGCTCGACGATCTCTCTTTGTCTGGCGCACTATTGTTGGCAAGCTCCCTACCTTTGATATGAATCGCCTCCTTGGTTTTCAGGGGCCTAACCGCTGCCCTTTATGCTCGGCAGCAGAAGAGATGATGGATCACGTTCTGTTGAACTGCTCCTTCTCGGCTTCTATATGGGCGGATGTCTTtcgttggtttttgattgagcaAACTTTACCGTTGGACGTGGGCAGCATGATTCGCTTCTCTATCCACCAGAATAACAGCAAACAAGTTGGCAATTTGTGGAAAGTTGGGGTGGTCTCTCTCCTCTGGAGTCTTTTGTCTCACCGCAACAACGTCATTCACAACAATTTAGCACCTTCGCGCCACCTCATTCTCAAGCAGGTCCGGGTTTTTCTTTGTGAAGCTGCCAACAATTTCGTCCTTGGCACTATGGCCAACTCGGTTACtgatcttctcattcttaagaatctttccatcgctggacaacccaggaagcctttctcctttatttacgttgcttggcaccttcccccgccgtcttggattaaagttaatactgatGGCTCGGTCCGTGAAGGGAGGATTCATGCGGGGGGCGTCTTTAGGAATGCCTTCAACGACGTTCTTGgtttttatcatttttcagGCGGCCATGGGGTTGCGTTCGAAGCAGAGCTTTTAGCTATTATTATTGCGATTGAATCTGCACATCGCGCCAAATGggagagagtttggtttgaGTCGGATTCTTCTTACGTGGTTCAGCTTCTTCAGTCGCTATCTGAgacggttccttggagattcaagcctcggtggcagcttgctctctccaaactccattctttcacgtggcgcatttctcacatttttcgtgAGGGCAACAGATCGGCGGATTTTTTAGCTTCTCAAGCTTCGGAGGAGGGTTTTTGGCCTCATGCCATTGCtggtttaaatgattttgtcaAGGAGGATGTTTCTATTCCCTATTTTTCTCGTTTCGcttgattttttggttttttttttctcttcgttCTGGATCGGTTGTGAGCCGGGAggcctaagggtaatggttcggccggaatccttgagacctcctaactcagctctgtcaaccttggtccttgacgagtactcttttttctcAGCTAttatgaggttttaacgaggctcggcccttagtctgcagctttgtgctttcaagggtttttggttctccattgttgtttcttttctttttaataaaatcttatttcagcaACAATTCAGGGCAAAATCTTTCTTGATTCTTACCACAACCAAATTaaattccaaatttttattgATGCGGGACGATTAGGGGTGGACCAGTACGATATGCCTAAATTTTTTCGTCATACCGTATACCGTACCGCAAACTGCAATATGAGATTTTTTATACCGTTGCCGTACCAAACTCTTCGGTATACAAAAGATCGGTATACCGAAAAATTCGATATGAACTTTTTCATGCCGATGTCGTACCaatagtgcggtataccgtaTCGAAATTCGGTATACCATAATTTACATATATCATTTCATGTCTAAATTACCGATATTTTACGGTATATCGTATATCTATACATACCAAAATTATAtcaaacaaatataaaaaaaaattcccggtgattaaaatttaaactcCAATTTTTCAACAAGGCAACAATCAAAGTATCCAACTCAACaagtaattgaaaaaataatacaattatgttctagaaaatattaaaaaattactacaAGTTCAATATACTAATATTCGATATATACTGGTAATGCAGTATATACCGGTTCGGTATACACCGAAATAACCAGTATATATTG includes these proteins:
- the LOC131020179 gene encoding protein TAPETUM DETERMINANT 1-like → MNRESQSPSLGRRRLSSFTAVFAVTSLLLIIGIYTTDKIFVEFGSVLSEKKSSNLITGQNMVISLITHRKLLNTEKRKRHDSENGVEPNRIWSDNCSKSDIVISQGATEPLPNGIPTYTVEIINTCISGCDISAIHLSCGWFSSARLVNPHVFKRLRFDDCLLNDGKPLRNGRTLSFQYANTFRYALSVSSVSC